From a single Halogeometricum sp. S3BR5-2 genomic region:
- a CDS encoding glycoside hydrolase family 4, giving the protein MESAIGDRGREPSESRTTAGTRLDADDLTVAYVGGGSRQWVPNLVQDLALSPFDGTVRLYDVDVESAERNAEFGNWVGERAAATAEWEYAATDDLDEALTGADVVLLSTQYDPTETFVHDLDLPKKYGIYGAVAATIGPGGILRAMRTVPTYREFAAAIRERCPDAWVFNFTNPVHFVTRALYDEYPDINAVGMCHEVLHGCDRLAELAGEHLGMDADRSDISVNVKGINHFTWVDEAYCDGVDLWPLLDELARGEEGARRFASEDLEDESPFADPWQVSWELYRRFGLLPFSGDRHIVEYATWFLQGGAEGLNRWGVKRTGSDFRAKHWTPAESEQTTDVEAWLSGDREFELEASGEVLLDVLDALAGGDDVVTNLNLPNRGQVDGIERDTVVEANALVRAGEIRPLSAGGFPRPVRSLVQGHVDTIETVVEASRTGDVDHAFRGFLLDPQVRTLQTEAARDLFAELVAAEEAYLDGWDLEASETLAEADAY; this is encoded by the coding sequence ATGGAGTCAGCTATCGGAGACCGCGGTCGGGAGCCGTCGGAATCGCGGACGACCGCCGGGACGCGTCTCGACGCGGACGACCTCACCGTCGCCTACGTCGGCGGCGGCAGTCGCCAGTGGGTACCGAACCTCGTGCAGGACCTCGCTCTCTCGCCCTTCGACGGGACCGTTCGCCTGTACGACGTGGACGTCGAGAGCGCCGAACGGAACGCCGAGTTCGGTAACTGGGTCGGGGAACGAGCGGCGGCCACCGCGGAGTGGGAGTACGCGGCGACGGACGACCTGGACGAGGCGCTGACCGGTGCGGACGTCGTCCTCCTCTCGACGCAGTACGACCCCACGGAGACGTTCGTCCACGACCTCGACCTGCCGAAGAAGTACGGCATCTACGGGGCGGTAGCGGCGACCATCGGGCCGGGGGGCATCCTCCGCGCGATGCGCACCGTCCCGACGTACCGGGAGTTCGCGGCCGCCATCCGCGAGCGTTGCCCGGACGCGTGGGTGTTCAACTTCACTAACCCAGTTCACTTCGTCACGCGCGCCCTGTACGACGAGTACCCCGACATCAACGCCGTCGGGATGTGCCACGAAGTGCTCCACGGCTGCGACCGATTGGCGGAGTTGGCCGGCGAACACCTCGGGATGGACGCCGACCGGAGCGATATCTCGGTGAACGTGAAGGGAATCAACCACTTCACGTGGGTCGACGAGGCGTACTGCGACGGCGTCGACCTGTGGCCCCTGCTCGACGAGTTGGCGCGCGGCGAGGAGGGCGCTCGACGGTTCGCGTCCGAGGACCTCGAAGACGAGAGCCCGTTCGCCGACCCGTGGCAGGTGTCGTGGGAACTGTACCGCCGGTTCGGCCTGCTCCCGTTCTCCGGGGACCGCCACATCGTCGAGTACGCGACGTGGTTTCTGCAGGGCGGCGCGGAGGGGCTGAACCGCTGGGGCGTCAAGCGGACGGGCAGCGACTTCCGCGCGAAGCACTGGACCCCCGCCGAGTCCGAGCAGACGACGGACGTGGAGGCGTGGCTCTCGGGCGACCGGGAGTTCGAACTCGAAGCCTCCGGCGAGGTGCTCCTCGACGTCCTCGACGCCCTCGCGGGCGGCGACGACGTCGTCACGAACCTCAACCTGCCCAATCGGGGGCAGGTAGACGGTATCGAGCGCGATACCGTGGTGGAGGCGAACGCCCTCGTCCGCGCCGGTGAAATCCGACCGCTGAGCGCGGGCGGGTTCCCCCGTCCCGTGCGTTCGTTGGTGCAGGGGCACGTCGACACCATCGAAACCGTCGTCGAGGCCTCGCGGACTGGAGACGTCGACCACGCGTTCCGGGGATTTCTCCTCGACCCGCAGGTCAGAACCCTCCAGACGGAGGCGGCGCGGGACCTGTTCGCCGAACTCGTCGCCGCCGAGGAAGCGTACCTCGACGGGTGGGACCTCGAAGCGTCCGAAACGCTGGCGGAAGCGGACGCGTACTGA